Below is a window of Littorina saxatilis isolate snail1 linkage group LG2, US_GU_Lsax_2.0, whole genome shotgun sequence DNA.
TGTGCTTCTTTATAGTTACGAATCAATTGTCAAAGCAGTGATTAACATGAGAAAAAACCTagcaaataaaaatacaaagtgtaatcaaaacaaaaatattttaaaCAATGTAGTGTAAACTGGGATAACGAAAGAAAAACTTAAACTCGTTAATGTGCTAACACAATGAATTAACGCCCATTGCCTATTAAGGGCAAATATTAACTTGTCTATGCGGAGGAACTGGTCATAAACATATGTCAGATATTACTAACAAAGCGTATGAATatttaaaagaataaaacactCGAGAACAGACCCTATCTTGTGTTTTGTAATAGACATGAATTTCTTACACAGGTTCACTGTGCTGTGTGAAACACAGAAGAACAATAAACATTTCCACTCAGAATGTGATAGGAAAGACACAGCAAGTTAACTCTGAGCAAAAGGAGAGATTGGGGATACGCACAATATCACCGCAAAATCGATTACTTTTGGGAACAGAACAGTGTATGTCTGGTTGCATATATACAGAGACTACTGGGAATGTTGGGATCAGGGGGAAATCTACGAATCACCACATACACATAAGGAAAAGGAAGGCTGTACGTGGTATACTTTCGTTGGGAAGAGTATATAGTTGCTACAAATTGTAGTATTGGAATTGTACATGTATAAACTATACACAGGATTTGAGAAAAAGAGGATCAGGAGTCTACAAATCATCACAGTCACTTGGGAAAGACAAGTTGCTCATATCAGGGGTAGAATATACACATCTCATTTCACAAACAGAAGGGAGAGAGCCGCTTATATGCAGTTTACCTTGGGATTCTTCAGAATCTAGCAGACAAactacaataataataatggcaAATAAATCATCCTATTAGTTCATATCAGATATTATTACAACAAATATTTTTCTTTGTAAAAAAGGCATAAAAAGAACCGTTGATGTCTACATAAGGATCACCTACTGCATTAAACACGTAGTTTATCATGCGGTCAACATTTCAGTTAAATTTCAAATATTTAATTGTTATCATAATTAATTGGTTCTGTTAAAATGTTACGGTGCTGAGTTTAGCAGTACTGTATGACCGTGCAGTTTAGCAACctacaaaaagaaaacaccgAACTATAATTGTcacattcttttttttccaggACAGATAAAGTCTGGGAACTCATAAATACGACACAGCATAAATGAGTAAGTACTAAGCATAAGACAGTATGTACATAGATGGACAACGACCATGCATGTTGTAGTGTACGAGTTTATTAGAGATAACCAGTACGGTTCgatacacataaacaaacattaTTTTGGGTAAATACGGTAATcatccccgtcgcgatataaccttgaatggttgaaaacgacgttaaacaccaaataaagaaagaaagaaaggtaatCATCCATGCTTATTGACTTCTAAACACACGTCAGTAATGTTCTTTACTCCACGTTCGTTACTTTTCTTTTGTACTTTTCCATTTCCCACCTCTGAAGAAAATTACTTTTGGGGAAAACTCATGAACGAGCTTTCCACTGGACAAAAATCTTGCTTTTATTTAAATATATTTAGTACGGTAAAATATGTTATAATGTGAATTACAATGATAGATCATATGGTATGACAAATTTGTGACAATGTTAACAATTATGACAATGTTTTCTGTGTGTAAAAAACAATTGCTTAAGATATTAACCCCCAGTGTTGGAAAGCAAGGACAGTACTCACTGAAATCCGTTCATGTCTGCTTCAGAATTAAGTGTGAGGTAAATATTAATATTTGCAAGTTATTTTCTCGCAATCAAATAGAGCATACTAAGCCTATGGTTGTATTCCTGAATCGTTATAATCACCAGTCTCATGCGACCCACGCATCTCATAGTTGTTGAAAACAATCATGTTTAACATTAGATCTTATATCCAGTACCCTAGCGTCTTACTCACAATAAAATCATATAAACTCGGCAAAGCTTCAACAACAAAGCAGTTCCCTTGAAGAAGAGGATGCTAACAAAgaggtgggttgtttttttaactaACGCCCAAATTATTCTGGAAATTCTGTGCTTATGTTCAAGAACAATTGTGACTACCTTGGTTTAATCATCTTCCTTCATTTTAAAAGACAATGATTCACACATTTCCAAAAATCCTTGAAAGCGAATGAATTATCTCAGTATAAGTCACCCTAAATCGTGTTCACGACAGCTGGGCTCTCCTGTGCATGACAGTGCCATACCCCTTTTAGTGAAAGAAGCTCCAAGCGCAACCACTGAAGTGACGGTGCAATGGACATTTCGATCTTCCCACTAGGAACCTGAAGCTAGCTTTTAAATCTAATCTTTACATTCAGACTGCAAGTCAGATTCTGAAAGTCCTTAAACCATCCCGGCTAAGTCTGCAACCACAAAGAAATGGCGTGAATCTGGCCGTCTCGCCAATGTCTCACGTCAGTAACAAAGAACTGCAGTAAATCTGAATTTCTAGCCAATATAAGCCCTGTTCACACGGAAATTCAGCAGATCTTGCCAATGACTATCCGTAAATACACAGTTACCAATGTGACTAACCTTAAATACACAATTAACAATGTAGCTAACCTTAATTGTGCACGATGATCAACGTGGTAAacgtaaaacatacacaatgacTTATGAAACGCATCTGGGTGTCTTGCTAACCCTGAACAATAAGAAACTGAATCGAATCATAGTATGTAAGACAGGTGAGAGAAGGTGAGGAGGACAGGGTGCAGGCACTACGCCTACCTGGAGCAGACCGAGCAGGTGCATTCATGAAGGTTTTGCGCATCTGCCACACAGGCACTTCGGGTACTTCCACCTCCTGCTCACCCAGCTGTTGATCTATGCGCAGTCCTGTGGGCACATAGCCCGGCTGGTGGGAAGGGGCCTCGTAGTTGTAATTGGGCGACTGTTGCTGGTACTGTGGCTGTTGGTACTGCGGCTGTTGGTACTGCTGCTGGTGCTTGCGAGCCTCCTCCTGCTCACGCTCCATGTCCAGGCGAACAGCGGTCGGGACGTATCCTGTCGGTGAGGCGAATGGGGGCGCCTGCGAGTTTTGAAAGACAAAAGGTTGGTGTCAGTGAACAGATGTGCTCTGCAGAACGCACTAAGATCTGAAGTAGGGTGGAACATGGCAAAGGTCCCTAAAATGTGGTTAGGACATTCAAGGATTTGAAGGAAGGCGTGTGGTTGCTTTAAAGATGGCAGTCGCACGAGATCAAATTGTGATCGTGTATTATACATTTGAAACCCGGCTCTCTTTCCACAGCTAGTCTTAATTTCTTCTGTTCTCCTAATCCTAGTCAATTTCACACCAACCTGGTATCCATAGTCAGGGGTCCTAGGGGACAGGCTGATGTTGTCCAGACTCTCCTGTACGCGGTTCAGCATTTCAACGTTGTGCTGTGGCCCCCTCCCTCCCGTGTGCACATGCACAGGCTGAGTCACGGAGGGCCTAAAGCTTGTGAAGTCAGAGCCAAACTCCGGACCTCCACCGCCAAGGTTGCTCAAGGTGACCTTTTTGGGCTGGAAGCCGAAGCCGCCTTGGGCAGGCATTGCTTGCTGGTGGGGTGGTGGTTGCTGCAACAGTAAGGTTGTGATAGAAAGTCAGTTTTCAGAAATTGTCAAAGTTTTCCAGGATAGCTTTTTTTGACAGTGCACCTTTACCCGTCCCAGTATTTGCTTTGCTTGTACCGTTCAGGCTAAGACTGCTAGGGCATATATGTTACTTTTTGGTTATTGAGGAGTAACTTTTGGTggttacaataaggacaggtgGTCGATACAAGGAGTGTACCGAGACGTCTTGAATGGTCAAAGGGATTTTTGTCTGAATGGTTCATGTTTATTTTGAACCGCTATTTGGTTTAAATATTTGCTgtaataccctgcatggattAAATTGCACATACAGTAGTATGGAGTACAGAGAGAGTTGCTTTTATATTGTTCTGATTCTAGATTTCTGAACCTGTTTCAAATTATTTCAGCGCCTTAATGTGCTATATTTTGatgtcaaaaacatgtgcttcTTCATTCAAATGCCTGAAAATGTATGATAAGATCGAAAGTCACTAATTCAAAAGGTGCGTTATGTGACTACATAAATGGGTTTGGCATGATCCTCAGTACAAAGACATTGCTCAAATATTTAAATGCAGACGGTGGACAACATGTATTTTCTGTTGATGTTTCCTCAAACAAATTATTATTAACAACCCAAGTGTATACGTGGGCAGGTCGAAGAGCGCATTTTTCGTGAACAACTAATAGCGTCACATCAACCTGATTGAACTAATATTGTTGTGCGTTGCCGAGCTAAATCACAGCCAGCCTGGCATCAAATAACAGACCATGCCCTTTCAAAGACAACGGGATCTAATTTCTCACCACTTTTGGTTAAAAGGATTCATTATTGTGTCACGGTGTCGAAACATATTCAGTTAGAAGGAGTCTCCTAGATCCTATCCTTGTCACAGCATGTCATTGTTAGAAAGGATCTCTCGTCACGGAATCAACTCTACCAGTGTTCTGTTAGAAGTGTTCTTGATCAGCAATTTAATGgaacacaaaaattaaaacagaaGGGACATGTGCAGGCTTTCCTTGTGTTGTGTGAAACTCAACGTGTAAGAAAAAAAGGcgggtggggggagggagggattaTGGGAATTGACACACTTGTTGATTTATCAGTCATGAAAGTAATACAGAGTGCTATGTCTATACAGTTTCAGTGTTGAATGCAGAAATGTTATTTATGACACCAACATGGATTTAAGGGGTTATCTGGCAatgaacaataaaaataaatgttcatttgaagaaaaaaacattgaTGATATAACTTATCCATGACTATACTACAAAAAATGACATGAGGTGAGGTGGTGAGTGAATGAGGCACCTGGTGAAATCATGCACTGACAAAAGAGGAAGTGTGTGATTACATAATAATGACAAACGCGATTTTAAAGGGGAGGGGGTGAATAAAAAATGTTCGATCTTGCGGACAGCCGGGAACATTTTTCGGTGTAGTTCCGAATGTATACCCGATAACATCATTATTTAGAAGTTGTTAAATGATGTTGGCAGGTTAGATGAGTAAAGCTTGGTGAACATAAACACGTACGAAGCTGTTAGTTTAACCAGTATGCGATTTTTCAGAACAAGTCCATAAAGTTTCAAGTACATGAGACGTCAATATGTGAATATGAGAgacacaaaaaataaacactatATAACTATGAGATATCATAAGACAACTAAAAGCATAACAGTTTGGGTGAAAGGGAAAGCTGAAGATACACTGTGTTAAAATCAAAGAATAAAGACGACTGAAAAAAGAGCATTACATTACTGAAACTGAAAAAGCACAAACTGTGAGAAATATCTACTTTTTGAATAGAACTATAATACATCAAACGAGTGCTGAAACTGAAATAAAAACAACGTTagcaagaaacaaaaaaacatgtgtGAAAGGGACATCTTACTAGAAATAGGAAGGCGTTATTCAACCTgcatgaaaagaagaaaacatctCAACTGCGTTTGCCAAATTGCAAAGTACATTTCGGAAAGAAACAAGAGGAAAAGTGTCTTTCGTATGCTGAAACATGGATTGAGGCAGTACACATTCTGTGTATCAAATGTTCTATGTTACCAAAACATCATCCCACTGGAACATgcatgttgttttatttttcatcatgcaTTTTCCAAGACAGGCATGCTTTCTCTAAGTCAAAAGAAACTATGTCACTTGCTGACATCGATATCAAATACATACATCTGATATAGGCAAAGCAAAAACATGCAGGTAAATATTGCATGCCCCCAACAACATAAATGAACCTCAGAAGTGGCAGACACAGCACTTTTCATGTCAAACACTTCAAAAGGCAAAAATTCCGTTCATTCTGCCCGACATAAATAGCGAATGCCCGAGAAACCAAACATTATCATTATGAGAAGAAAGCTTGTTTTTGAATTTTAAAATAAAATCCGTTTTTTCTGTAATCTACAAACACTGAACCTTTTCAAAAGTATAGCTTAAACAGTGTCGGCCACAAAACCCAGTTAATCAATGGAAAAGAGCGCAATGAGCCACACGACATCAAAGTTGGTACAGTCAAGCTAGCTCTAACACGTAGTGTAAATTCAGGAGATAAGGCCAATCTACCGATGCTTGTCGAGGCGACTTTCTGGGTAGTGTGCAGTAGTCCGTTCCAAAGTCAAAGCCCCCTCCCCCGATGTGGGAGAGGCTGGTGACACGAGCTGGGTTCCCTCCGGTACCTTGCATTTGTAGCATGGAGTTGGGTACCTGAGTCTGCAGGAAACGACAAAAGTGCAGAGAGAGGACCTTGACTAACGCCTTTCATgctaagaaaaaaaaacgtgcatATTAGATCATGTGACCTAACATAAAGTGTCCTTTtgccttgttttcttctttctaaTATTCTGATTTTCGAGAGAAATCAATAAAAACAGAATtgattttaaaataaaaatattcagGTATTATATCAAAAGCTTTGAACAAAATACACTACTTTTTACAACCACTGAATGGACAGACGATTTTAGATTTTTTgtaaagaaaaaagatttaCGTATAATCTGattaaaacactttttttttacggATTTGTAAATGTAGTGAAACATTATGTTTAACAAGTATTAATGCCACTTTATTTCAAGGACATGAGAAAACTTTAATAAACCGATTAATATCAATATGCATGCATTATGTTTGGAAAGAGAGGCATTTCAAAGCATTTAATGAGATCATAATGCAAAGTAAATTGTAAGattgaacagaaacagaattcaaaataaacaacagTATAAAGgagcaaacaaataaaataagtCAAGAGCTAGTTGTGAGGCAAACAACAGTGTAGGAAAATAGGGGGTTCACACTTGTTTGCGAGAAACTAAAAACAAGAcataaaaaccaaacaaaactgGCGAGGGAAGCAGATGTTATTATTGTATCCACACAGACCGTACAGACAACGGAAGACAACACGTGGACATTGAAACGAacaagcaagggggggggggggggggggggggtcaggacCAAGAAAACTGAAATTGATGGGATAAAAAGGAAATTAATTCTACCATTTACTATTTTTACAAATAAATACTACATCTATTCAAAAGTCCTATTTAACTTGCTACAGAATCACTCGCGTGCTCACGATTTACAAAGAATGTCTAACATCTACTAGTTCACTCTTCGATGCACCTAGCTTGAAGCCGTTATGTCCGACAGTTCAAAATAGTAAATCTTCCCTGAAATGAGGCTTGCTGAAAGCAATATATtaatattattaatattattaatattattattattattattattattattatttcttttatcGTCAATATTATTGACTGTTCGATCACTGTGTTTTTAGATACATCACGTGTGGAAAAAAGGAAAGATTGATGCATCATAGACCAATTTTGAAGAtaccaagaaaaaaaatcattcgcAAGCCACGAAACAAATTGCATACCACACCAAAATTCTTGACAAGACGTTTCTACTAACACTTTAGGCTGTGTCAAACATTGTCTCGGTTATTCATTCACAGTTACTGCATGGACTGTGGAGATCGAGTTAACCACAGCATGTGCTCTACTATTGCTTCTTAGAAAGTTTACTGCAACACGGAGTGTCATTATAAATTAAAACGATTAATCGTCAATCCTAAACGCCTTCTACGTAAGCAAAGTGTGAGctgtaaagaaaacaaagacgAAGACAACAAGAAATCAAGGCTAGAAATGGACAGCTACCGAATGGCGCCGCCTGGGCACAGTCCCATAGTGTGAGCCATAATCGACGACGAAATCCAAGCCTCCTCCGCCCAGACGGGACAACTTTGACACCTTCTTGGGCGCGAAGTTCTGCACTGCCCAAGGAGGGGGGTGACTCGGGGAGGAAGGGGAATGCTGAGTCAAGAAATTGGGATTGTAGCAAGGGTTCAAATGGTGTGGTCTTTGATGATGGCCTGGTCCCGGCATGGTTGGATAAACTGGACTCAGCTGGAACAGGGTGGACAATAACACGACATGTTGGCTTTAAAGCGTTCAGTTGAGGATcgaccagcaacaacaacaacaaacagcttCATTAAGCGCTTCGCTTGCTGCAGCTACTGTAGAGATGGCGTCCTTTCAGCAAGTGCAGCCATGCTTTCGGGTCTTTGTCTTCAGCTGCAAATGTATATTACACATTAAACATATTTCTCTGGTCCGTGGTGGTGGTTTAGGCTGGATTCTCCCGTTAGGCGAAATTCGAAACCAGTCTATGTAAACTGCGAAACACTTTTGCTCACAAGTTTGCAAAAAAGGCTGTAGGTAAAGTTTGTGTGGACAAATATACAGCTATTTCTCCGTCAAATCTACTTTGTCAGAGAAACAATTTAGAGTATTTGAAAGGGCAAGGCATCTAACCATTGTGTTGATGAATCAGAATGCATCCCTAGTTTATAAAGGTCCTAGCAACGAATATCGAAGAAAGGATACCGACAATACACCAATATTTTGAGAACTAGCAACAATGGAAACAAAAGGGAATGAATGTACACTTCAAGCAAATTACAAATTTCAGGATTCGCTGCGGGCTACGAAATACACGAGGATACACGTAAAAAGCTTTGGACTGGCTAACGGATAATACAGTGATATTTCACGTTGACGACAATGCGTAAGGTTCTTTTCGTGGGGTATGGGAGAAAAGGAACAATTTACACGTGGGATATGGGACAGTATGCGCACATATATACGGCCAGCTTTGCGAGTAGGCAAGATTTGTCATTGCAAGGCAAAAAAAGGAGGGGGAAAAACGTCAACGGAAAGATACTGAAAATAAGGCCAGGTGAAACGGAAATGGGCGTTATTGTGGTTCGAGTCAATGAGGTTAAGAAggtcaagaaaaaaaagcacCGCAAGCCGAAGACAAAATTCAAGACGTTTTCAGAATAATGTCCAGAATGCCAGAAATTAATAACTGAAGAGGCGAGCGTTCAATACAGAGAAGAGGGAATGTAGGGTATATTGCCGAGGAATGCAACGGATACAATAATAGAAGATACACGAAGGAAAGAACAAATAAATCGAATCTGTAGGTACTTGTGTTCCAATAAGATTTTCTCCGTTTTTCAATCGTTGCAGTCGGTCCAAATGGTACATCACGAAGGCGTCGGTTGCGGGTGTCTCATTATCGTGTAATTTGTCGACCTACACACCAAAACCAATCACCAGTGACTTGTAATGTAACAGACACATTTGTCAGGAACAAGAAGATTTTTGAGGATGGTTCAAATGTAAAGTCAGCCTATCAaatgaaaacagcaacaaataaaagaaaagacgGGGAAAAAACACTTTCTTTTAATTATGTGACCTAAAAAAATCTGGCCTCATGGCTAAAAGTCCCAGAAAATCAAACCACACTTGACATGAATGGTTATTGGTGTTAAATCTGCTGATGGCTTTTCAATTTGTTTGCTCTGCATAAATGTagaaccttcatacgtttacatctcCGCCATGAATTTAAGACCACACCAAACGAAACTTTACCAAGAAAGTTCATTCTCAGTCATCATGCTCAGAATTTTGCAAATGTTTTTAGAAAACCATTAACAAGCAGATTTCAAACGGAAAACACAATAGACAAAAATGAATGGCAGTTCAGCAATGTATCGCTGCTTGTACAGTAAAAACCTCAAAATGGTTGACTGAAAATGAGTGACAGCTGAACACATGTAAACAAAAACCCACAGACGAATGTCATTGAGTGTCGTGATCGCACATTTGTTtagtaaaatgatttttttttaatgaactaGAGAATGAACTAGAGAATGAATTAACGAATCATGAATCAATGAATGAAGTAATGAATGAATGAAGTAATGATAACAGCCGAATGACCTTAAAATTAAAGTGGAACGTGGCAGCAATTGGTTGTGAGTAATCTTTCTGGCATATTAAGCAAAACTTTAAACATAGGCTACTTTGGAAAGATAAATGTTAGtaatataaagttcaaagttctctgtAACAATTCATTCcaattctcacacacacacaaaccacacacatgtATTGAACAAGTTCAGCTGTACCCAAAGATTAAAATTGTAAATAAGTCATTCATCTCAGAAAAAAGCAAGAAACCATCTGCATTGTTTCAATTTGCTTTTGAAACTAGATGTGCATATTTCCAAATTCATTCAGTGTGCACACAATTACGATGGACGTGAATTTATCAGTATGAACGCAAACCGATTTCCAAaaagattttcaaaataaaacaaaaaataaattaacaaaaggaaagaaaaaagaagccATAAGAAAATGCATTGAACCGCATATTCAAGCTAGCATGTTTAATGATAAGACAAATTCATAACAGTCTGTTGTGGTCTTGTCCAAAGTCTAGCGagttgattgttttttgttttgttttgctcgTGAAGTACCTCTTTTGGGTGAGCACTTTTTCAAAATTACCACAATTGTCAGTTTACACTAAGTTGTACTTATACtagcacttcttcttcttctttttcttctttggaACTTAACTGCTTGCTTGCTAAACACTCACGCGTCTAAAAATAACTTGCTGCtatgaacctttttttttaagtttcatAACTGTGACTGGGACAGTGTCAGTATCTACGCGTATATGGTCAAAAGTGAAGGAAAAACACATCATGGTGCTTGATCCTTATGTTTTAGACCAACAAACTGAAAAATCAGTGAAGTGTCCCAAAGCGATGCAGTTTCATCAAAACACAATACAATTCATGGAAAACGCCATAACCGGTAGGAAGCACATATAGAACCAGACACCTCACCTGTAGAGAAGGTGCTCTCGGTCGCTGAGGCTTGATTGTTATTGCGGACGACACACGACCAGGGGCCGGTCTGCAAATCAGCAAAATGTATACATTGTTAAGGCAAATCTCATACTTCCATCAAATTAAGGCCACCACTACGTGTAAACGAGCAACTCTGTTACGGTTAGCTGTGGTGATCTTATGACTGACCTTGAACTCCAATgccatatgttgttgttgttgttgttgttgttgttgttgttgttgttgttgtttgagcAGGGACAGTTCGTGTATCAGTGagtgtatcacacacacacacacacacacacacacacacacacacacacacacacacacacacacactctctctctctctctctctctctctctctctctctctctctctctctcttt
It encodes the following:
- the LOC138959284 gene encoding ataxin-2 homolog isoform X5; the protein is MPGPGHHQRPHHLNPCYNPNFLTQHSPSSPSHPPPWAVQNFAPKKVSKLSRLGGGGLDFVVDYGSHYGTVPRRRHSTQVPNSMLQMQGTGGNPARVTSLSHIGGGGFDFGTDYCTLPRKSPRQASQPPPHQQAMPAQGGFGFQPKKVTLSNLGGGGPEFGSDFTSFRPSVTQPVHVHTGGRGPQHNVEMLNRVQESLDNISLSPRTPDYGYQAPPFASPTGYVPTAVRLDMEREQEEARKHQQQYQQPQYQQPQYQQQSPNYNYEAPSHQPGYVPTGLRIDQQLGEQEVEVPEVPVWQMRKTFMNAPARSAPAPVGKSSAPTVPRPKGGQGPFNFGVDYNKPAVKSSSVTWKPQPMQRPVNVAPSHPVQSAPPPWQQQQHQQQQQPQQQQQPQQQYHYQDDDKPQAPPAWRNSLKKTGVKPWDVDVDYQYGQAEGPRSVPFTPKIAGVAPAPHNPAPYNPAPTQSAGGGEAENGPNVVHLQYNSPMGLYSKQNVQETYTGQTKAMAAQGVSPGGGGGGSGGAPPQNPANPAKQGDRDWTQSAIVRMIQEEENRGRPPPQQFQQQQRGAPPPPAPKPQAQFQPTFTPMEDDFGTSDF
- the LOC138959284 gene encoding ataxin-2 homolog isoform X4 encodes the protein MSSQLQVRLYRDSFNTPWGFRLQGGKDLGQALSIQRVFSNSPAEGELQRGDLILNISGRDANELTHKQALDLIKHGGGQIQLVIQRPAPGRVSSAITIKPQRPRAPSLQLSPVYPTMPGPGHHQRPHHLNPCYNPNFLTQHSPSSPSHPPPWAVQNFAPKKVSKLSRLGGGGLDFVVDYGSHYGTVPRRRHSTQVPNSMLQMQGTGGNPARVTSLSHIGGGGFDFGTDYCTLPRKSPRQASQPPPHQQAMPAQGGFGFQPKKVTLSNLGGGGPEFGSDFTSFRPSVTQPVHVHTGGRGPQHNVEMLNRVQESLDNISLSPRTPDYGYQAPPFASPTGYVPTAVRLDMEREQEEARKHQQQYQQPQYQQPQYQQQSPNYNYEAPSHQPGYVPTGLRIDQQLGEQEVEVPEVPVWQMRKTFMNAPARSAPAPVGKSSAPTVPRPKGGQGPFNFGVDYNKPAVKSSSVTWKPQPMQRPVNVAPSHPVQSAPPPWQQQQHQQQQQPQQQQQPQQQYHYQDDDKPQAPPAWRNSLKKTGVKPWDVDVDYQYGQAEGPSGGGGGGSGGAPPQNPANPAKQGDRDWTQSAIVRMIQEEENRGRPPPQQFQQQQRGAPPPPAPKPQAQFQPTFTPMEDDFGTSDF